A portion of the Candidatus Macondimonas diazotrophica genome contains these proteins:
- the flgL gene encoding flagellar hook-associated protein FlgL encodes MRISTAQAQSQLVQTMLDKQTQLARTQQQLATGQRLLAPADDPSAALRTLALDRALDRLTTFGRNSDLAQSRLQAEEGALAAMGDILLRARELALQANTAAQDGLSRNAITAELRVLQDQLLDVANQTDAQGEFLFGGYQSRQTPFLRDASGTVSYTGDAGQRLVSIGQNRLVAVSDSGERVLLTARDGNGVFRTAAESANTGSGRIDAGSVVDRSAWVADTYTLVMTTPDQYEIRDGTGGVIGSGAYVADSAIVFNGIQVTVSGTPKAGDQFQLRPSAHQDIFSTLAQVTQAVSSLDGDPAESAREISALGRGIEEIDQALSHLQTIRTEVGSRMATLDQQREINADEVLNLQSLRSQLQDLDYTEAIGRLNLQTVALQAAQQSYLKVQGLSLFNLMR; translated from the coding sequence ATGCGCATTTCTACCGCCCAAGCTCAAAGCCAACTGGTCCAGACGATGCTGGACAAACAAACCCAGCTCGCGCGCACTCAGCAGCAACTGGCGACCGGCCAGCGTCTGCTCGCCCCCGCCGACGATCCCTCGGCGGCGTTGCGGACACTGGCGCTGGATCGCGCCCTGGATCGGCTGACCACGTTCGGGCGCAACAGCGATCTGGCTCAAAGCCGCCTGCAGGCCGAGGAAGGCGCACTGGCGGCCATGGGGGACATCCTGTTGCGCGCACGCGAGTTGGCACTGCAGGCCAATACGGCGGCACAGGATGGCCTCAGCCGGAACGCGATCACCGCCGAATTGCGCGTACTCCAGGATCAGCTTCTGGATGTCGCGAATCAGACCGATGCGCAGGGCGAGTTCCTGTTCGGGGGGTATCAGAGCCGGCAAACGCCATTCCTGCGCGACGCCAGCGGCACCGTCAGCTATACGGGCGATGCAGGCCAACGCTTGGTGTCCATCGGCCAGAATCGGCTCGTGGCCGTCAGTGATTCCGGCGAGCGGGTCCTGCTCACGGCGCGCGACGGCAACGGCGTCTTCCGCACGGCTGCCGAATCCGCCAATACCGGCAGCGGGCGCATCGATGCCGGCAGTGTCGTGGACCGGTCCGCATGGGTCGCGGACACCTATACCCTGGTCATGACGACGCCTGATCAATACGAGATCCGCGATGGCACCGGCGGTGTCATCGGCTCAGGGGCATATGTCGCCGACAGTGCCATCGTGTTCAACGGCATTCAGGTCACGGTCAGTGGTACACCTAAGGCCGGCGATCAGTTTCAGCTCCGTCCCAGCGCGCATCAGGACATCTTCAGCACATTGGCTCAGGTGACCCAGGCGGTATCCAGCCTGGATGGCGATCCGGCTGAATCCGCCCGTGAAATCAGCGCGCTCGGACGTGGCATCGAGGAAATCGATCAAGCGCTGAGCCATCTGCAAACCATCCGCACGGAGGTGGGCAGCCGCATGGCGACGCTCGATCAGCAACGGGAAATCAATGCCGATGAGGTCCTGAACCTGCAATCCCTGCGCTCGCAGTTGCAGGATCTGGATTACACCGAGGCAATCGGCCGGTTGAATCTCCAAACCGTGGCCCTGCAGGCCGCTCAGCAGAGCTATCTCAAGGTTCAAGGTCTGTCGCTGTTCAACCTGATGCGCTGA
- the flgK gene encoding flagellar hook-associated protein FlgK codes for MADMFSSGVSGLLAFQNALTTTSHNISNVATEGYSRQRVELGTRPAELQNDFYLGTGVNSQTVRRSYDQLLTEQVRNTGSAAAQMDRYATLAARLDNLLAAPGTSISPMLTQFFNDIERLAENPSGIPERQVVLTDAELLVDRFNALDAQLNNLQAETNSQIASDVTEINRLSRNVAELNGQIALAQSRANGTPPNDLLDARDEALRQLGEKVSIQTVAQDNGAVNVFAGSGQALVVGQTATPLATVANAYEPTRLEIAYGSPTGPQVSNQLTGGSLGGTLAFRRETLDVARNSLGQLAIGVAETVNEQHRMGMDLNGQLGAAVFAIDAPGVLPHRDNAGTATVAASITDPRALTASDYQARYDGSQWEITRLSDGMQTSGNLPLALDGITIDLTGTPAAGDRFLIQPTAGGAASLRVVIDDPRELAAASPVRTRAALSNAGTGRIDAGLVVDPTDPALMTPVTIEFLTPTTYSINGSGSFAYSADAAIAMNGWEIRINGAPQAGDQFTVAPNSGGVGDNRNALALAGLQSQSLLDGGSATYGERYERVVGEVANRSRQAALGRDTQRLLVDQARAARDAVSGVNLDEEAAQMLRFQQAYQAAAQVIATADGLFQTLLDALRR; via the coding sequence ATGGCCGACATGTTTTCTTCCGGGGTATCCGGGCTTCTGGCCTTCCAGAACGCCCTGACGACCACCAGTCACAACATCAGCAATGTCGCCACCGAGGGCTACAGCCGTCAGCGGGTCGAGCTGGGCACCCGCCCCGCCGAACTGCAGAACGATTTCTACCTCGGAACCGGCGTCAATAGCCAAACCGTCCGGCGCAGCTACGATCAATTGCTGACCGAGCAGGTCCGCAACACGGGCAGTGCAGCCGCGCAGATGGATCGCTATGCGACACTCGCCGCTCGCCTCGACAACCTGCTTGCGGCGCCTGGCACCTCCATCTCTCCCATGCTGACGCAGTTTTTCAACGACATCGAGCGCCTTGCGGAAAACCCATCCGGCATCCCCGAACGTCAGGTGGTGCTGACCGATGCCGAGTTGCTTGTGGATCGTTTCAACGCGCTCGACGCACAGTTGAACAACCTGCAAGCCGAGACGAACAGTCAAATCGCAAGCGATGTCACGGAAATCAATCGACTTTCCAGAAATGTCGCCGAGCTCAACGGACAAATCGCACTCGCTCAAAGTCGGGCCAACGGCACGCCCCCGAATGATCTGCTCGATGCGCGTGACGAAGCCCTGCGCCAGCTGGGAGAAAAAGTTTCGATTCAGACCGTTGCCCAGGACAACGGCGCGGTCAATGTGTTTGCAGGTAGCGGTCAGGCCCTGGTTGTGGGGCAGACCGCAACGCCGCTGGCCACCGTCGCCAATGCCTATGAACCGACTCGACTGGAAATTGCCTATGGCAGCCCCACTGGTCCCCAGGTGAGCAACCAGCTCACCGGCGGCAGTCTCGGCGGGACACTGGCCTTTCGGCGCGAAACGCTCGACGTCGCACGCAACAGTCTGGGCCAGCTGGCGATTGGCGTTGCCGAGACGGTCAACGAACAACATCGCATGGGCATGGATCTCAACGGTCAGTTGGGCGCCGCGGTCTTTGCAATCGATGCCCCGGGGGTTCTGCCGCATCGCGACAATGCCGGCACCGCGACCGTGGCAGCGAGCATCACCGATCCCCGAGCGCTGACGGCATCCGACTACCAGGCGCGTTACGATGGCAGCCAATGGGAGATCACCCGCCTGTCGGATGGCATGCAGACCAGCGGCAACCTGCCGTTGGCGCTGGACGGCATCACCATCGACCTCACCGGAACGCCGGCGGCGGGCGATCGGTTCCTGATCCAGCCGACTGCGGGAGGAGCGGCCAGTCTGCGCGTGGTGATCGATGACCCCCGCGAACTCGCCGCAGCCAGCCCCGTTCGTACCCGCGCTGCCCTCAGCAACGCGGGAACGGGGCGCATTGATGCCGGGCTCGTCGTCGATCCGACCGATCCCGCCCTGATGACGCCAGTCACCATCGAATTCCTCACGCCCACCACCTATTCCATCAATGGCAGCGGCAGTTTTGCCTACAGCGCGGATGCCGCAATCGCCATGAATGGCTGGGAGATCCGGATCAATGGGGCACCTCAAGCGGGCGATCAGTTCACCGTCGCGCCAAACAGCGGCGGCGTCGGCGACAACCGCAACGCATTGGCGCTGGCCGGGCTGCAATCACAAAGCCTGCTGGACGGCGGGAGCGCAACCTACGGTGAGCGGTACGAGCGTGTGGTGGGTGAAGTGGCCAATCGCAGTCGTCAGGCCGCGCTGGGACGGGACACGCAACGCCTGCTCGTCGATCAGGCCCGCGCGGCGCGCGATGCGGTCTCCGGCGTGAACCTGGACGAAGAAGCGGCGCAGATGTTGCGGTTTCAGCAGGCCTATCAAGCCGCCGCGCAGGTCATCGCGACGGCAGATGGCCTGTTCCAAACCCTGCTGGACGCCTTGCGGAGATAA
- the flgJ gene encoding flagellar assembly peptidoglycan hydrolase FlgJ encodes MIHAPNTFAADPKSLDTLRERLRNEPDQGRTEVGRQFESLFIQIMLKNMRSATISPGVTDSDQSQFYQELFDTQISQQLAQGQGLGIGEQVTRQLDPAPVRPRADSSAEAAAPGLFQNLTLNRPTLTPPTHAVRPAPLPAFTAFAAAPLRSAPASGHAEPAPRARSVEPVNRPPQLAAPARDAMATRIASAAERVDWPPNSPEAFIGALWPHAQRAAEDLGVSPKVLLAQAALESGWGKRQIRHPDGRTSFNLFGIKAGRGWEGERVRVSTLEYTGTVSERRLEHFRAYDSLSDAFADYVRLLKNNPRYQDALGAGNDHGAFADALQRAGYATDPNYAAKIKRIMATRMTHLDQPEPGTSLV; translated from the coding sequence ATGATCCATGCCCCCAATACCTTTGCTGCCGACCCAAAGAGCCTGGATACCTTGCGGGAGCGGCTCCGCAATGAGCCGGATCAGGGGCGAACCGAAGTGGGACGTCAATTCGAGTCGCTGTTTATTCAGATCATGCTCAAGAACATGCGCAGCGCGACCATCAGCCCCGGCGTGACCGACTCGGATCAGAGCCAGTTCTATCAGGAACTGTTCGATACCCAGATCAGCCAGCAACTGGCTCAGGGACAGGGCCTCGGTATCGGAGAACAGGTGACCCGCCAGCTTGATCCGGCACCCGTGCGGCCGCGCGCCGACTCGTCCGCGGAGGCGGCCGCACCTGGACTGTTTCAGAATCTGACGCTGAACCGGCCCACTCTGACCCCGCCGACGCACGCCGTCCGGCCAGCGCCTCTCCCGGCCTTCACCGCGTTCGCAGCGGCGCCACTTCGCTCCGCCCCCGCGTCGGGTCATGCCGAACCGGCGCCGCGCGCGCGCAGCGTCGAACCGGTCAATCGGCCACCGCAACTGGCCGCCCCTGCTCGCGATGCAATGGCGACCCGGATCGCATCCGCTGCCGAACGTGTCGATTGGCCGCCGAACTCGCCGGAAGCCTTCATCGGCGCCCTCTGGCCCCATGCCCAACGGGCCGCCGAGGATCTCGGAGTCTCGCCCAAGGTGCTCCTGGCCCAGGCCGCTCTCGAAAGTGGTTGGGGGAAGCGTCAGATACGGCATCCCGATGGCCGCACGAGTTTCAATCTGTTCGGCATCAAGGCCGGCCGCGGCTGGGAGGGTGAACGCGTACGGGTATCGACGCTGGAATACACCGGTACCGTGAGCGAGCGGCGGCTGGAGCACTTCCGGGCCTATGATTCGTTGTCGGACGCCTTTGCTGATTATGTCCGGCTGCTCAAGAACAATCCCCGTTATCAGGATGCGCTGGGCGCCGGCAATGATCACGGCGCCTTTGCCGATGCCTTGCAACGCGCCGGTTACGCTACCGACCCGAACTATGCCGCGAAGATCAAGCGCATCATGGCGACGCGCATGACCCATTTGGATCAACCCGAACCCGGCACGAGCCTGGTTTGA
- a CDS encoding flagellar basal body P-ring protein FlgI, which produces MQSLHGRVRQRILIGLLLMITSGVPIAQAERVKDLASVQGVRSNQLVGYGLVVGLDGTGDQTSQAPFTIQSIRNMLAEFGIIVPPDANPQLKNVAAVSVQAELPAFAKPGQRIDVTVASIGNAKSLRGGSLLMTPLKGADGRVYAMAQGNLAVGGLGVSGRDGSRISINIPSAGRIPGGASVEREVPSGFAHGDAIQLNLHNPDFTTANRLSEAIEQRFGSGIARAQDAASVTIRAPASAEHRVAFLAALENLELEPGGAPARIIVNSRTGTVVINQEVRVSPAAVTHGSLTVTIREDFRVSQPEPFGQGRTVVTPDTGIEVSQANNRMFLFAPGVGLAEIVRAVNEVGAAPGDLVAILEALKEAGALRAELVVI; this is translated from the coding sequence CTGCAATCCTTACATGGCCGCGTGCGGCAACGGATTCTCATCGGCCTGCTGCTGATGATCACCTCGGGCGTCCCGATCGCACAGGCCGAACGCGTCAAGGATCTCGCCAGCGTGCAGGGTGTTCGCAGCAACCAGCTGGTAGGCTACGGCCTGGTCGTCGGGCTGGACGGCACCGGAGATCAGACCAGCCAGGCCCCCTTCACCATCCAGAGCATCCGGAACATGCTGGCCGAATTCGGCATCATCGTTCCGCCGGATGCCAATCCGCAGCTCAAGAATGTGGCCGCGGTCTCGGTACAGGCCGAGTTGCCGGCCTTTGCCAAGCCGGGCCAGCGCATCGATGTCACCGTGGCCTCTATCGGCAATGCCAAGAGCCTGCGCGGCGGCAGCCTGCTGATGACGCCGCTCAAAGGCGCCGATGGCCGGGTGTACGCCATGGCACAGGGCAATCTGGCCGTCGGCGGCCTGGGCGTATCGGGACGCGATGGATCTCGTATCAGCATCAACATCCCGAGCGCCGGCCGAATTCCCGGCGGCGCTTCGGTGGAACGGGAAGTCCCCAGCGGTTTCGCCCACGGCGACGCGATCCAGCTGAACCTGCACAACCCTGATTTCACCACCGCCAACCGCCTGTCGGAAGCCATCGAACAACGCTTCGGGTCGGGAATCGCACGCGCCCAGGACGCCGCATCGGTCACCATCCGGGCCCCTGCCAGCGCCGAACATCGCGTGGCCTTTCTCGCGGCGCTCGAGAACCTTGAACTGGAGCCAGGGGGAGCCCCGGCCAGAATCATCGTCAACAGCCGAACCGGAACGGTGGTCATCAATCAGGAAGTGCGTGTCTCCCCCGCCGCCGTGACGCACGGCAGTCTGACCGTCACGATTCGCGAGGATTTTCGTGTGTCCCAGCCCGAACCGTTCGGCCAGGGCCGCACCGTCGTGACGCCGGACACGGGCATTGAAGTGAGTCAAGCGAACAATCGCATGTTCCTGTTCGCACCCGGCGTGGGTCTCGCCGAGATCGTCCGGGCTGTCAACGAAGTGGGCGCCGCGCCCGGCGATCTGGTCGCCATACTGGAAGCGCTCAAGGAAGCCGGTGCCCTGCGTGCCGAGCTGGTTGTGATCTGA
- the flgH gene encoding flagellar basal body L-ring protein FlgH: protein MHRSRTLPGLGLATAWLLVGCAGAPPTRVTEVPPPTLPAVQPIDKSPNGAIYRPETERALFEDRTARRVGDVLTIVLTERTDASKSASTQTSKSQSVEIADPTLFGRNVTWGGKPLLSASIEGDRDFNGEGASQQSNRLTGSVTVQVVGRHPNGNLLVKGEKWLTLNQGQELVRVEGIVRPTDITPDNTVASTQVADARITYSGRGALADSNAMGWLARFFNHPVWPF from the coding sequence CTGCATCGATCGCGAACCCTCCCCGGACTCGGCCTGGCGACCGCCTGGCTGCTGGTTGGCTGCGCCGGAGCGCCGCCGACCCGGGTGACCGAGGTTCCCCCGCCCACATTGCCCGCGGTTCAGCCGATCGACAAAAGCCCCAACGGGGCCATCTACCGGCCGGAAACCGAACGGGCGCTGTTCGAGGATCGAACGGCACGGCGCGTGGGCGACGTGCTGACCATCGTCCTCACGGAGCGCACCGACGCAAGCAAGAGTGCCTCCACCCAGACTTCCAAGAGCCAGAGTGTGGAGATCGCCGACCCGACCCTGTTCGGCCGAAACGTCACCTGGGGCGGCAAACCGCTGTTGAGCGCGTCGATCGAAGGCGATCGCGATTTCAATGGCGAAGGCGCCAGCCAGCAAAGCAACCGACTCACTGGCAGCGTCACGGTCCAGGTCGTGGGCCGCCATCCAAACGGCAACCTGCTGGTGAAAGGTGAAAAATGGCTCACCCTGAACCAGGGACAGGAATTGGTGCGGGTCGAAGGCATTGTGCGGCCAACCGACATCACGCCGGACAACACCGTGGCCTCGACGCAGGTGGCCGATGCCCGGATCACCTACAGCGGGCGCGGCGCGCTGGCCGACAGCAACGCGATGGGATGGCTGGCGCGGTTTTTCAATCATCCCGTGTGGCCGTTCTAG
- the flgG gene encoding flagellar basal-body rod protein FlgG encodes MDPALWASKTGLDAQQTRMATIANNLANANTTGFKRGRVVFEDLIYQNLRQVGAQSSQQTQYPSGLNLGTGVRVVATEKIFTQGNLVQTGNALDLAIQGRGFFQILMPDGSLGYTRDGSFNLNDQGQLVTANGYVVQPGITIPQGAQSVTVGGDGTVTVQLPGQAAPVQLGALQTADFVNPTGLQPQGQNLFMESAASGPAQLGTPGLNGLGTLLQGTVESGNVNVVEELVNMIETQRAYEMNSKAISTTDRMLEYLNNNL; translated from the coding sequence ATGGATCCGGCACTTTGGGCTTCGAAAACCGGTCTGGATGCCCAGCAGACCCGCATGGCGACCATTGCCAACAACCTGGCCAATGCCAACACCACCGGCTTCAAGCGCGGCCGGGTGGTATTCGAGGATCTGATCTATCAGAACCTGCGTCAGGTCGGTGCTCAGAGCAGCCAGCAGACCCAATATCCTTCCGGTCTCAACCTGGGGACGGGTGTGCGCGTGGTGGCCACCGAAAAAATCTTTACCCAGGGCAACCTGGTCCAGACCGGCAACGCGCTGGACCTCGCCATCCAGGGACGCGGCTTTTTCCAGATCCTGATGCCGGATGGCAGCCTGGGCTATACCCGTGATGGCTCGTTCAATCTGAATGATCAAGGCCAGCTGGTGACCGCCAATGGCTATGTCGTCCAGCCCGGCATCACCATTCCTCAAGGCGCGCAAAGCGTGACCGTCGGTGGCGACGGAACGGTCACCGTGCAGCTTCCCGGTCAGGCCGCCCCGGTGCAGCTCGGCGCCCTGCAAACCGCGGATTTCGTCAATCCCACGGGCCTGCAACCGCAAGGCCAGAACCTGTTCATGGAGTCCGCTGCCTCGGGCCCGGCGCAGCTCGGCACCCCGGGGCTCAACGGCCTGGGCACGCTGCTGCAAGGCACCGTCGAAAGCGGCAATGTGAATGTGGTGGAAGAGCTCGTGAACATGATCGAGACCCAACGTGCTTATGAAATGAACTCCAAGGCCATCAGCACGACGGATCGCATGCTCGAATATCTCAACAACAATCTGTAA
- the flgF gene encoding flagellar basal-body rod protein FlgF, whose protein sequence is MDKMLYIAMSGAGQIQRAQTQISHNLANASTVGFKADLDAFQARALYGDGHPSRVYTEAARSGFDRAAGALIPTGGELDVAIEDRGFIAVQAPDGGVAYTRAGDLRLTNTGLLETGAGHPVLGQNGPIVLPPGSRIEIGRDGTLSLVPPGERPNTLAVLDRVELADPDPAQLTKDEAGLFRLPDGQRADPSAEVRLIPGMLEASNVQASRALIDMIALARQYEMQVKLMKTAEDNDAAASQLLRME, encoded by the coding sequence ATGGACAAAATGCTGTACATCGCCATGAGCGGCGCCGGCCAGATCCAGCGTGCACAAACGCAGATCAGCCACAACCTCGCCAACGCCAGCACGGTCGGATTCAAGGCGGATCTGGATGCCTTCCAGGCACGCGCGCTTTACGGCGACGGTCATCCAAGCCGGGTGTATACCGAAGCCGCCCGCTCGGGATTCGATCGCGCTGCGGGTGCACTCATCCCGACCGGCGGTGAACTCGACGTGGCCATCGAGGACCGTGGATTCATCGCCGTCCAGGCTCCCGATGGCGGTGTGGCCTATACCCGTGCGGGCGATTTGCGACTGACCAATACCGGCTTGCTGGAAACGGGTGCCGGCCATCCGGTGCTGGGACAAAACGGCCCCATTGTCCTGCCGCCCGGCAGTCGGATCGAAATCGGGCGGGACGGGACCCTTTCCCTCGTCCCGCCCGGCGAGCGTCCCAATACCCTGGCGGTCCTGGATCGCGTCGAGTTGGCCGATCCGGATCCAGCGCAGTTGACCAAGGATGAGGCCGGTCTGTTTCGGCTGCCCGACGGCCAGCGCGCCGATCCCTCGGCGGAGGTCCGCCTGATTCCCGGCATGCTCGAGGCCAGCAATGTCCAGGCCAGCCGCGCGTTGATCGACATGATCGCCCTCGCTCGGCAATACGAGATGCAGGTCAAGCTGATGAAAACAGCCGAAGACAACGACGCTGCAGCCAGCCAGCTGCTGCGGATGGAATAA
- the flgE gene encoding flagellar hook protein FlgE — MSFQVALTGLSAASTDLAVTANNIANSNTTGFKESRTTFADVYAVSYQGISATTPGSGVRVAGVQQQFSQGSIDYTNNNLDLAISGDGFFIVSQGGSPEYTRAGSFAVDRDGYVVAPTDGARLQVYPPISGSESFNTGGLADLRLEAGAGAPQASSIIQLGANFKADATPPPVATFDPADPESYNNAVSTTVYDSLGTARTATLYVVKDSATPNTWSSYLYVDGTAVGAAQPVTFNANGSLATPAGGSAAYGAFTPTNGADPLNLTVDFSGTTQYGGSFSTNRLTQDGYASGELSGIDIDSSGVVQARYSNGRSIPLGKIALADFPNPEGLQKQGDTRWTETFASGAPLRGEAGTSSLGLIQSGALEASNVDLTAELVQMIISQRGFQANAQMISTMDEITQTVINIR, encoded by the coding sequence ATGAGTTTCCAAGTCGCACTGACCGGCCTGTCCGCCGCTTCCACCGACCTTGCCGTGACCGCCAACAACATCGCCAATAGCAACACCACCGGCTTCAAGGAATCACGTACCACCTTCGCCGATGTCTATGCCGTGTCCTACCAAGGAATCAGCGCCACCACACCCGGCAGCGGCGTGCGGGTCGCCGGTGTCCAGCAACAGTTCAGCCAGGGCAGCATCGATTACACGAACAACAACCTCGATCTGGCGATCAGCGGCGATGGCTTTTTCATCGTCAGTCAGGGCGGAAGCCCCGAGTACACCCGCGCCGGATCGTTCGCCGTGGATCGGGACGGCTATGTCGTTGCACCCACCGACGGCGCGCGCCTGCAGGTTTATCCGCCCATCAGCGGCTCCGAAAGTTTCAATACCGGCGGACTCGCCGACCTGAGACTGGAAGCTGGCGCCGGGGCGCCGCAGGCCTCGAGCATCATTCAGCTCGGCGCCAACTTCAAGGCCGACGCAACGCCCCCGCCCGTCGCCACATTCGATCCGGCCGACCCCGAAAGCTACAACAACGCCGTCTCCACGACGGTCTACGATTCGCTGGGCACGGCGCGCACAGCGACGCTCTACGTCGTCAAGGACAGCGCCACGCCGAACACCTGGTCCAGCTATCTCTACGTCGACGGAACCGCCGTCGGCGCCGCGCAACCCGTCACCTTCAACGCCAACGGCAGCCTCGCCACGCCTGCAGGCGGCAGTGCGGCCTATGGCGCATTTACCCCGACCAATGGCGCCGACCCGTTGAATCTGACCGTCGACTTCTCCGGCACCACGCAATACGGCGGCAGCTTCAGTACCAACCGGCTGACGCAGGACGGCTATGCCAGCGGTGAGTTGAGCGGCATCGACATCGACAGCAGCGGCGTGGTGCAGGCGCGCTACAGCAATGGCCGGTCGATCCCGCTGGGGAAAATCGCCCTGGCCGATTTTCCCAATCCTGAGGGCCTGCAGAAACAGGGCGATACGCGCTGGACGGAAACCTTTGCCTCCGGTGCGCCGCTGCGCGGCGAGGCCGGTACCAGTAGCCTCGGGTTGATCCAATCGGGGGCGCTGGAAGCATCCAATGTCGACCTGACAGCGGAGCTGGTGCAGATGATCATTTCGCAGCGCGGCTTTCAGGCCAATGCACAGATGATCTCCACCATGGATGAAATCACGCAGACCGTGATCAACATCCGCTGA